In Tursiops truncatus isolate mTurTru1 chromosome X, mTurTru1.mat.Y, whole genome shotgun sequence, the following proteins share a genomic window:
- the ETDB gene encoding embryonic testis differentiation protein homolog B — protein MDKGTSEVSPNMPTLTIKKKEKSKKVTNSVVIFLLARQLGKHRSDVDLSRWVWMLN, from the coding sequence ATGGATAAAGGAACCTCTGAAGTCAGTCCCAACATGCCTACACTGAccatcaagaagaaagaaaaatccaagaagGTCACCAACAGTGTGGTGATCTTTTTACTTGCTAGGCAACTGGGCAAGCACAGAAGTGATGTGGATTTGTCCAGGTGGGTGTGGATGCTGAATTAA